CGTACAGCCGTAGAACCCGTGAATCGCGCGCACACAGCATACAGGATCGTTGATCGATAACGCTGCTGCATCGGCCGTCCGGGGCGTACAGACCAAGTGTGACAACATCCCTGATTACTGAAACGATAAGGACAGGCGACAAAAGCGCTAAAATTCAGAATCTGCCAAACGTAGGTGAAAGGAGCAATAGTGAGAAAAGTAAATTTGATTTTACTGGGTGCGAACGTAAGGAGGATGGGGGCCGTGTGTAGGGTGGTTGGCCGAAATGAAGGGGATAAATCCCTCTGAGCCGTCAGAAGGAGGAGCACAAATGCCCCTGAATTCGCCGTAGCCACGCAAAAACCCCGCAGGCGGAAATTCGCTTCCTGCGGTTTTTTTGCAAATATAAGAAATTATATGTTTCACACGATAACTTATCCTTCTATTTCTCGCTGAAACGGTACCGTCCTTTAAAAGGACGGCAAAGCCGTTTCCACTTGGCGGAGTGCCTCACGGGTATGTAGCACAGGCAGCTGTGCGGTTAATCCTTATCGATCAGCTCCAGCTTTTCAAGGATCTTAAGGGTGGTAACGGCGGACAATTGTACGGCTAATTGAATGCTGGCCTGGCTGTTTCCGCTTTGCTCCAGGGCAGCTTGGTTCTCGGATAACACATCTTCCGTCACCTGCTGGATCAGACTTTTGACGATCTCGTTATTCATAATAGGCTCCTCCTTCCGTAAGTAAATACTCTCATTCTATATTTCGGCAGGACCCAGGAATTTACTTAGGGAGCAGGGAATGTTATCCGGTAATCTGAACGAAATCCACACTTAACACAGACTTGGAGCGGAATCTGTAGTAAACTGGAAGGAATGTATTGTATGCCTGCAATTATTCTACAGAAAAGAATGTGATCAATGTATGCAGCTTCAAGCTCGTCAACCGGCCAAGAAATGGCTGGAAAAATATCTGTCCGGAGACAGCATGGATTACCGGCAAATTATCGCCCTGTTTCTGCCTATTCTCATTGACCAGGCCTTCATTATCGGGCTAAATCTGGTCAATACTGCGATGATCAGCTCGTCAGGGATGGCGGCGGTCAGCGCGGTGAATATGGTGGATTCCCTGAATATTTTTCTGATCAATGTATTTGTGGCGATTGCGACCGGGGGGACGGTGGTGGTTGCGCAGTATAAAGGAAGCGGGAATGACCGCATGGTCTCCCAGGCTACGGCCGGTTCGGTTACCTCGGTCTCGCTGCTTGCAGTGGGAATCGGTCTGCTGCTGATGTCCTTCCATACGCCAATTCTGAATTTGCTGTTCGGGACGGCCTCCGCCGATGTGCTGGACAATGCGCGGGTCTATATGATCGGCAGCAGCATCTCATATCTGGGGATTGCCGTGGTTCAGGCCGTATGCGGTGCACTGCGGGGCGTGGGCCGGACGCGGGCTTCGCTGATGCTGTCGCTGATTATGAACGTGCTGTACGTTATCCTCAACGTTGTCTTTATTAACCTGCTGGACATGGGTGTGCTGGGCATGACACTTGCGGTCAATATTGCGCGTTATGTGGGGATGGCCTGTGCTTTGATCTATCTGTTCAAGTTCGATTCGGTGCTGCGTGTGCAGCTCCGCGACCTGTTCCATGTTCCGCTTACGATGCTGCGCAAAATCATGTTCATCGGCGTACCCTTCGCCGCAGAGCAGATGTTCTTCAACGGCGGCAAGCTGCTGACGCAGATCTTCATTGTCAGTCTGGGCACATATGCCATCGCCACTAATGCGATTGCCGGATCACTGGCGATGGTCTTTCAAATTCCGGCCAGTGCACTGTCGCTGACGATTGTGACCGTGGTTGGCCAGTGTATCGGACGGGGGGATGTGGCGGATGCCCGAAAATTCATCAAATCCTTCCTGTGGATCGGTTCCGCCTCTTACGCCTTGGTGGCCTTGATCCTGATGCCGCTGTTCCATCCGCTGGTGTCGATTTTCTCCCCGCCGCCGGAGATTATCGATGATCTGTTCGTGGTGCTGCTGGTGAATGCGATTGCCCAGATTCCGCTCTGGGCCTTCAGCTTCATTCTGCCGTCTGCCCTGCGGGCAGCGGGAGATTCCCGTTTCACCTCAATTGCTTCAATGCTGACCATGTGGCTGTTCCGGGTGATTTTTGGTTATATTCTCGGGATTGTACTGGGCTACGGGGTGCTGGGGGTATGGCTGGCGATGAACTGCGAGTGGGCCGTCCGCGGAGCTGTGTTCCTGTGGCGTTTCAGGGGCAAGAAGTGGTATGCGCACAAGCTGATCTGATAGCTGCTGGTGATAAGGCTGTCCTCTGCTGGCGGATCACCCATATATGAAATAGTCTTGTTTAAGAGAAAACGATAACAGAGCAGCATTTCTCGCGTTACTGAGAAGTGCTGTTTTGCTTTTTTTGCATCTTCGTGCAGACTCCCTGCACGTGGTGTAATGAAGGCTGGCACGATACGATGCCGAGCTACGTCAGGCGGTCCAAGTGTTCTCCGGTAGGAGCGGCTTGTCCCGGTCAGCAATTGGATAAACGTAGCTTAATTCGTCAACTTCCCAGCAATCTGCTGAAGCAAGTGGAAAAACAGCATCTAACACGTCTGGTTTTCACTACTTAGGATGAAATGAGATGATTTAAGTGCTGTTTGTCCAACTGCTGATTAAGCACGGGGGATTCGCTCACCAGCAAGTGTTGAAAATCCAACTATTTCCTTCCTCTATAGCATCTGGCTTGTAGAGTGGGCGATAGGTGTTGCTTAAATTGTGACACTCCAGTGAAATGAACTATAAAAAGCACGGTACAACCTTTAGTTTCGGGTAAGACGCATTTTTGTCCTTGTGCTACGATTTGGGTGATGAAAGGAGAGGCTTTCGTTTGCCTTGGAAGCGCTTAACTTAATGAAACCCAAATTCATACAGAGGAGTGCAACGCATGAAGAGAATAATCAAGCAAGTCTCCCTGGTGCTGCTGGCAGCCCTTCTGCTTCTTCCGGCAGGCGGGTATCTTCCGGCTGCTCAGGCAGCCGAGGCACAGACCACGGTATATCACGAGACGTTTGCGAATGGTGCAGGCAAGACTAGCCAGTCTGGGGGAGCCAGCCTGAGCGCGGTGAAGGAGGTACCTTTTGCAGGGAATGCCGATGGTGCAGCATTATACGTAAACAACCGCAAGGATAACTGGGATGGGGTTGATTTCAAGTTCACCGATCTTGGCCTCCAGCATGGAAAAACGTACACCGTAACGGCCGTTGTCTACGTTGACGCGAAGATGACGCTCCCAGAGGGAGCAGAGGCAGCGCTGCAGACTGTGAACAGCTACGGAAATTATGCAGCAACACCCTATGTGGCAGGGCAATCGGTCACACTGACGAAGACATTTACTGTGGACACGAGTGCCACGGACGCTGACAAGCGGGACCACTCCTTGCGCATCAACTCCAACGGTCCTGGAGCCACAGTTCCCTTCTACCTTGGCGATCTTCTGATAACGACAGAGTCCACTCCGGGCGGTGGGGAAGAGCCTGTGCGTGAACCGGCTTTGCCGTTCAGTAAGGTTACTTTTGAAGATCAGCAAGAGGGCGGCTTCACCGGCAGAGCCGGAACCGAAACGCTGACCGTAACGAATGAAGCGAATCATACCGAGGGCGGTTCGTATTCCCTGAAGGTCGAGGGCAGAACCAACACCTGGCACGGGCCTTCCCTGCGTGTGGAGAAGTACGTGGACAAGGGCAGCGAATATACCCTGTCTGCCTGGGTGAAGCTGATCGAACCGGCGAGCGCGCAGCTCCAGCTGTCCACGCAGGTGGGCAATGATTCAGGAGCGAGTTATGTGGCGCTGTCTCCCAAGACGATCAGTACGGCTGACGGCTGGGTGAAATATGAGGGCAGCTACCGCTATAACAGCGTCGGCGGCGAACATCTGACCCTGTACATTGAAAGTTCCAATAATGCAATCGCTTCCTTTTACATCGATGATATTAATTTCGAGCATACCGGTACCGCGCCGGTGGATATTCAGAGAGATCTGATTCCGCTAAAAGCAGCCTATCAAAATGACTTCCTGATCGGCAACGCGTTATCCGCCGAGGATCTGGAAGGTGTGCGGCTGGACCTGCTGAACATGCATCACAATGTCGCTACCGCAGGCAATGCGATGAAGCCGGATGCGCTGCAGCCGACCAAGGGTAACTTCACCTTTACAGCGGCCGATGCGATGGTTAACAAGGTACTTGCCGAAGGCATGAAGATGCATGGGCATGTGCTGGTCTGGTATCAGCAGTCTCCCGCATGGATGAATCTGTCAACGGATGGGGCGGGCAAAAGCGTTCCCCTAGGGCGTGATGAAGCACTCGCTAACCTTAGAACACACATCAAGGGAGTCATGGAGCATTTCGGAGACCGTGTGATCTCCTGGGATGTAGTCAACGAGGCGATGAATGATAACCCGTCCAATCCCTCCGACTGGCAAGCGGCGCTGCGTAAAGCTCCGTGGTATGATGCCATCGGCCCGGACTATCTGGAGCAGGCGTTCCTGGCGGCCAGAGAAGTGCTGGACCAGCATCCGGAATGGGATATCAAGCTGTATTACAATGATTACAATGACGATAACCAGAACAAGGCCCAGGCCATCTACAGTATGGTCAAGGAACTGAATGACAAGTACGCGTTGACCCATCCCGGCAAGCTGCTGATTGATGGTGTGGGGATGCAGGCGCACTACAATATCAATACGAATCCAGATAACGTCAAGCTGTCGCTGGAGAAGTTCATCTCCCTTGGCGTAGAGGTCAGTATTACCGAGCTGGATATTCAGGCCGGCAGCCTGAATACGCAGACAGAGAAGGAACGGATTGCTCAAGGCTATCTGTATGCGAGGCTGATGGATCTCTACAAGGCCCATGCCGACCATATCGCGCGGGTAACCTTCTGGGGCATGGATGACCGCACAAGCTGGAGAGCGGAGTCAAGCCCGCTGCTGTTCGACAGGGATTTGCAGGCCAAACCGGCTTACTACGCGGTTATTGATCCGGTCAAGTTCATGTCCGAGCATGAGCCGAATACGGCGGAAGCCAACGTGTCAGAGGCGGTCTACGGCACGCCGGTTATTGACGGAGCAGCGGATGGAATCTGGGCCTCTGCGCCCGGGATGGCTGTGAACCGCTACCAGATGGCCTGGCAGGGCGCAAGCGGAACCACGCGTACCCTGTGGGATGACCAGAATCTGTATGTGCTGGTCCAAGTGAATGACGCTCAACTGGACAAGAGTAATGCTAACGCATGGGAGCAGGATTCTGTCGAGATTTTCCTGGATGAGAATTTCGGCCGCACGACCTTCTATGAGAGCGATGACGGACAATATAGGGTCAATTACGACAATGAAGCCTCCTTCAGTCCGGCAGCCATTGGTGCGGGCTTCGAGTCGGCAACCAAGATAACCGGAACTAACTATACACTTGAAATGAAGATTCCGTTCAAAAAAATCACGCCAGCCGGCGGCACCAAGGTCGGCTTCGACACTCAGATTAACGATGCCAAGAGCGGCGTCCGGCAAAGTGTGTCCGCCTGGAATGATACCACCGGCAACGGCTATCAGGACACCTCCGTCTTCGGCGTGCTGACGCTTAAGGCCAAAGACGGCGCTGAACCGCCGACGAAGCCGACCCCAACGCCGGAACCAACAGCCACACCGGCACCAGTATCCGGCGGCACCAGCTACAGCAGTAGCACGCCTGCGCCTAAGCCTGCGCAGATGGACAGCAAGGATGGTGTGGTGACGCTTAGACCTGTCGTGAAGGCCGAAGGCACAGAGGCGAAGGCCGTAGTTACGGCTGAGCTGTGGCAGCAAGCCTTGAAGCAGGCGGCCCCGGCAGCAGACGGGCGGAAGCAGATCATCATCGATCTGGCGAACCAGACCGGCGTGGCCTCCTATGAAGCCCAGCTGCCGCTTCAAGGCCTGAAGACGCAGGAGAAGTACCTGCTTGTTCTCAAGAACGGCCTTGCTACGCTGTCCATTCCAAGTGAGCAGCTCGCAGGGATTACAGCAACTGCTGAATATGTCAGCATCCGGGTCAAGCAATCCACAGCCGAAGGCCTGGATGCCGCTGCTCTCCAGCAGACCGGCAGCCGTCCGGTGGTGGAGCTGAGTCTGCTTGCAGGCGGGCAGAAGGTAGCCTTGCCAGGTAGCAGTGCGATGACCGTCTCTATTCCTTACAAAGCATCAGCGGAAGAACTCGGCAGCCTGGAGTCCCTTCTGGTCCGTTCGCTCACCGGCAACGGCGCGTGGTCTGCTGTGGTGAACAGCCGTTATGATGCAGTGAAGGAAGCGCTGGTGTTCCGTACTACAGAGTTCGGCATATTTGCCGCAGCCTTCGCTCCGCCGGCCTTCACAGATCTCGGTAGCCTGTCATGGGCGAAGCAGGCAGCTGCTGCCATGGCTGCGCGCGATATCCTTCCGGGCGGTAACAGCTTCATGCCTGCCGCTCCTATGAACAGAGCAGACTTCACAGCCTCGCTGGTGAAGGTGCTGGAGCTTAAGGCTGCTGCTGAAGCAGTTGCAGGCTTCAGCGATGTCCAGAATAACGCGGCATACAGCAAGGAGCTTGCGGCCGCGAAGCAGCTTGGTATCGTCACAGGCTATGCGGACAATACCTTCAAGCCAACGGGCGTCATCACCCGCCAGGAGATGATGGTGCTTGCGGCGCGCGCCCTGAAGGCGGCCGGAATCTCGGCTGAAGGCAGCGGATCGATAGCATCTTACACCGATGCCGGTCAAATCTCCGCCTATGCCAAGGACAGCGTATCCGCCCTGCTGAAATACGGCGTAGTGAACGGTAAGAACAATAAGCTTGCTCCGGGAGATACCCTTTCCCGTGCAGAAGCAGCGGTGATTCTGTACCGGATCTGGAAGCTGTAAAGTTACTTCTAATACTTCTAATAAGATAGAGAAACAGCCAGCCGCCGGGCAGATTGCCGGTGGCTGGCTGTTTGTGGTTGCAGCCGGATTATCGTGCTGCTCCTCCAACTCCAACTTATAATTCCGATTCAAAATCCTGCTTAAACTACAACATTCCTCTCACATTAAATCAACCATTACTCGTATTGTTGTACAAAAAGCAGGAATATCCTGTCTTGAAGCTGCTTAAAGAAGATAAACCTGCAATTCCTGCAACAATCTCCCGGGAATCCCCATATCCTAGATGCCGAGTTGCAATACATGCAACATTAGCCCCACAGCAAAGAAATTAAGGGCGAATGACTTAAGCCGTAAAGCTGATGGACGGGAATGAAGAATTAACGCTTCAACACCAGCGGAAGGTACACCTCGTCCACAATATTGGCAATGGTCTCCTCCGACATAGGTGCGTTATACAGCATCAGCTCATGGCGGGCCAGATCGGACGGCAAAGTGAGCATTCGGGGGGTCACAGCTTCGGCAGACACTTCTCCACGCTCAACAGCCCGCTCTAGCAAAATCGACATGGTCCTGTTTTGACGCCCATGGGGGAAAATATAAGAGGCAAGCGGCATATCGCCCATTTCCGCTACAAGCCCGTAGAATGCATTCAACATTGCTTGAATATTATTCTGGTTCATGGCCCGCAGCACCCCGCATACATCATCCCTCAAATTCCCGTGATTAGGCACTTCCTCCAGCGGCAGGGGCACACGATCCCGGATGGCAGCAAGCACAAGCTCAGCGCGGTTGGCCCACCGTCGATAGAGTACGGCTTTGCTTGTTCCCGCCCGCTCGGCCACACTGTCCATCGTAAGATTGGAATACCCCTGCTCTGTCAACTCTTTCCGTACGGCTTGCAGTATAGCAGCTTCCAGCTCTTGACCTCTCCGTCTGTTCTTCAATTTATCCTGTTCTTGAGAAGTGGGCATATCTATCTCAACCTCCAATGGAGAATTTCGTTGCGTTTCCTATTTGGATAGTATATCATAGGCTCGAATAAGAAACTTAAAGTTTCTTAATTATTATCCAAAGGGAGATGAGCAATTTGCAAAAGCAAGCTAAACCAGCACTTGAACCGGCTGAACAGCAGGCAGCAGCGAAGAATTTGATGTGGATTCTTATGCTTGGGATTCTGGCCCCGCTATTCGATACGACGATAACCAATGTGGCGATTGATACGCTGGTCCGGGAATTTAACACCTCGGTGTCTACGATTCAGTGGGTGATGACCGGATATCTGCTGTCGCTTGCGATGGTCATACCGATAAGCGGCTGGGCAGTGGAGCGGTTTGGGGGAAGGAGGATGTGGCTGTTTTCGCTGGAGATGTTTTTGCTCGGCTCTGTACTGTGCAGCATGGCGTGGAATGTGGAGAGCCTGATTCTTTTCCGTACCCTTCAGGGGATCGGCGGGGGCTTGCTGATGCCCATCATGCAGACCTTGGCCGTACGTGCCTACGGAAGTCAGAATATGGGTCGAAAAATGGCGACCATAGCTCTGCCTGCGCTGCTTGGGCCCATTCTGGGACCGGTGCTGGGAGGAATAATCGTCAATCATCTGAGCTGGAGATGGATCTTCTTTGTCAATATTCCGCTTTGCGTGGCTGCCATTATTGTGGCGTGGAA
This genomic interval from Paenibacillus sp. FSL H8-0332 contains the following:
- a CDS encoding MATE family efflux transporter — its product is MQLQARQPAKKWLEKYLSGDSMDYRQIIALFLPILIDQAFIIGLNLVNTAMISSSGMAAVSAVNMVDSLNIFLINVFVAIATGGTVVVAQYKGSGNDRMVSQATAGSVTSVSLLAVGIGLLLMSFHTPILNLLFGTASADVLDNARVYMIGSSISYLGIAVVQAVCGALRGVGRTRASLMLSLIMNVLYVILNVVFINLLDMGVLGMTLAVNIARYVGMACALIYLFKFDSVLRVQLRDLFHVPLTMLRKIMFIGVPFAAEQMFFNGGKLLTQIFIVSLGTYAIATNAIAGSLAMVFQIPASALSLTIVTVVGQCIGRGDVADARKFIKSFLWIGSASYALVALILMPLFHPLVSIFSPPPEIIDDLFVVLLVNAIAQIPLWAFSFILPSALRAAGDSRFTSIASMLTMWLFRVIFGYILGIVLGYGVLGVWLAMNCEWAVRGAVFLWRFRGKKWYAHKLI
- a CDS encoding TetR/AcrR family transcriptional regulator; amino-acid sequence: MKNRRRGQELEAAILQAVRKELTEQGYSNLTMDSVAERAGTSKAVLYRRWANRAELVLAAIRDRVPLPLEEVPNHGNLRDDVCGVLRAMNQNNIQAMLNAFYGLVAEMGDMPLASYIFPHGRQNRTMSILLERAVERGEVSAEAVTPRMLTLPSDLARHELMLYNAPMSEETIANIVDEVYLPLVLKR
- a CDS encoding endo-1,4-beta-xylanase, whose protein sequence is MKRIIKQVSLVLLAALLLLPAGGYLPAAQAAEAQTTVYHETFANGAGKTSQSGGASLSAVKEVPFAGNADGAALYVNNRKDNWDGVDFKFTDLGLQHGKTYTVTAVVYVDAKMTLPEGAEAALQTVNSYGNYAATPYVAGQSVTLTKTFTVDTSATDADKRDHSLRINSNGPGATVPFYLGDLLITTESTPGGGEEPVREPALPFSKVTFEDQQEGGFTGRAGTETLTVTNEANHTEGGSYSLKVEGRTNTWHGPSLRVEKYVDKGSEYTLSAWVKLIEPASAQLQLSTQVGNDSGASYVALSPKTISTADGWVKYEGSYRYNSVGGEHLTLYIESSNNAIASFYIDDINFEHTGTAPVDIQRDLIPLKAAYQNDFLIGNALSAEDLEGVRLDLLNMHHNVATAGNAMKPDALQPTKGNFTFTAADAMVNKVLAEGMKMHGHVLVWYQQSPAWMNLSTDGAGKSVPLGRDEALANLRTHIKGVMEHFGDRVISWDVVNEAMNDNPSNPSDWQAALRKAPWYDAIGPDYLEQAFLAAREVLDQHPEWDIKLYYNDYNDDNQNKAQAIYSMVKELNDKYALTHPGKLLIDGVGMQAHYNINTNPDNVKLSLEKFISLGVEVSITELDIQAGSLNTQTEKERIAQGYLYARLMDLYKAHADHIARVTFWGMDDRTSWRAESSPLLFDRDLQAKPAYYAVIDPVKFMSEHEPNTAEANVSEAVYGTPVIDGAADGIWASAPGMAVNRYQMAWQGASGTTRTLWDDQNLYVLVQVNDAQLDKSNANAWEQDSVEIFLDENFGRTTFYESDDGQYRVNYDNEASFSPAAIGAGFESATKITGTNYTLEMKIPFKKITPAGGTKVGFDTQINDAKSGVRQSVSAWNDTTGNGYQDTSVFGVLTLKAKDGAEPPTKPTPTPEPTATPAPVSGGTSYSSSTPAPKPAQMDSKDGVVTLRPVVKAEGTEAKAVVTAELWQQALKQAAPAADGRKQIIIDLANQTGVASYEAQLPLQGLKTQEKYLLVLKNGLATLSIPSEQLAGITATAEYVSIRVKQSTAEGLDAAALQQTGSRPVVELSLLAGGQKVALPGSSAMTVSIPYKASAEELGSLESLLVRSLTGNGAWSAVVNSRYDAVKEALVFRTTEFGIFAAAFAPPAFTDLGSLSWAKQAAAAMAARDILPGGNSFMPAAPMNRADFTASLVKVLELKAAAEAVAGFSDVQNNAAYSKELAAAKQLGIVTGYADNTFKPTGVITRQEMMVLAARALKAAGISAEGSGSIASYTDAGQISAYAKDSVSALLKYGVVNGKNNKLAPGDTLSRAEAAVILYRIWKL